The DNA segment TAACCCGAAAGTGAGATAGTAATAAAAGATACGGGGTACAGAAGATATTTGAATATGCCCCCGCCGAAAATAAACAGAGCGAAGAGGAATATGACCCCGTAGGGTTCGAACCTGCTGTATGCGTATGCGTAATTGTCCGGAAGCACTCCGTATAGTATTCTCGATCCGTCAAGAGGCGGTATCGGGATCATGTTGAATACCGCGAGCGCGATACCGTAAATCAGGGTCAGAATAAGCATAATAGTTAATATGGAATAGATGCCCTCCGAGCCGACCTCGCCCGTGATCATTTTAGGCACGATGTATCTTAGAAGCAGTCCCGCGCCTATAGCCATCGCCAGGTTCGACAGGGGACCCGCTACGGCTACGAGAATAGTATCCTTTTTGGGGTCTTTGAAATTCCTCGGGTTAATGGGTACGGGTTTGGCCCATCCGAACCCGACCAGGAACATGAGTATGGTGCCGAATATATCGAGGTGGGCGATGGGGTTGAGAGTGAGCCTTCCCTGCATCTTGGCAGTCGGGTCTCCGAGCTTGTTCGCTGTCCAGCCGTGGAAATACTCGTGCACGGTGAGTGACAGGAGTATTACAGGGGCCTGGATCAGAATCAGGTCTATATTTTTCAGAAAGTCAAAATTCATTTCAGGTGTGATTAAAGACTATTTCCAGAATAATATACTTGAATTATGAGAGTTTTACGATCTCGGGTGGTATTTTTTATGAATCTCCTTAAGCCTCTCGCTCTCCACATGGGTATATATCTGGGTGGTCGAAATATCCGAGTGTCCGAGCATTACCTGTATTGTCCTCAGGTCGGCTCCGCGCTCGAGCAGGTGCGTGGCGAAAGAGTGTCTCAGTGTATGGGGACTGATTTTCTTTGAGATGCCGGCAGTTAAAGCGCGGTGTTTTATTATCTTCCAGAAGCCCTGGCGGGTCATCCCCTTTCCCCTGCGGGTTACAAAGAGGGCTTTCGCCTCTCTTGATTTTAGCAGCGCCGGTCTCGAATCCCGGAGATAGTCGAGTAATTTGTTCCTGGCCTTGTCCCCCATGGGGACGATTCTTTCTTTTGAGCCCTTTCCGTAAACCACGACGAAACCGTGTTCGAAATTTACGTCGTTTAGTTTGAGCCCTATGAGCTCGGATACGCGTATGCCGGTCGCGTATAAAACCTCGAGCATCGCCGCGTCTCTCAGACCTTCCGGCAAAGATTCATCAGGGGCGGCAAGGATCCTCTCAACCTCATTTAGTGATATCACGCCCGGAATGCTCTTTTTCATTCTGGGCGTGCGAATGTGGGCCGTCGGGTCTTCCGTTAGAATTTTCTCCATCCTGAGATACTTGAAGAACTGCTTTATGGATACGATGCTTCTTACTATGGTGGTTGCGCTGAAACCCTGCTCCTTACTGTAAGAGAGAAAATCCAGAATGTTATTGTACTTTATCGCTTCTACGGATTCGATGTCATTCTTCTTTACGAAATCGGCAAATTTTCTTACATCTCTTCCGTAGGATTCAAGCGTGTTTTCCGAGAGTCCCTTTTCAACCACCAGGTATGTGAGAAAAGAGTCCAAGAGTGCGTCCATACCCTAACATTCTACAACATCATGTGCCCATTTCCCATGAGCTCAGATACTTTTTCTGCTCCGGGGTTAGTGTGTCTATCTTTATGCCTTTGGCCTTGAGCTTCATCCTGGCCACAGCCTGATCGACTTCCCTCGGCACGTCATATACTTTATTCTCAAGGCTTTTCGCGTTTTTGACAACATACTCGGCGCAAAGGGCCTGGTTGGCGAAGCTCATATCCATAACGCTCGATGGATGCCCCTCGGCGGCGGCCAGATTTATGAGTCTTCCGTCTCCAAGCACGTTAATCCGTTTTCCGTCCTTGAGATTGTACTCCTCCACGTATTCCCTGACCTGGCGCTTCCCAGTGGATATTTCGGCCAGTCCGGGCAGGTCGAGCTCGACATTGAAATGACCGGAATTGGATATTATGGCTCCATCCTTCATCTTGGGGAAGTGTTCTTTTCTTATGACGTTTAAATTTCCCGTTACGGTGCAGAAGAAGTCACCTATCTTTGCGGCTTCGGCGATGGGCATTACCCTGAACCCGTCCATTACGGCTTCGAGCGCCGCAAGCTCGTCTATCTCGGTAACCACTACGTTCGCTCCCATTCCGCGGGCTCTCATCGCGAGTCCCTTGCCGCACCACCCGTAACCGCAGACTACGAAAGTGGTGCCCGAAATGAGTCTGTTCGTGGCCCTTATGATTCCGTCCAGGGTGCTCTGGCCCGTTCCGTACCTGTTGTCGAAAAAGTGCTTCGTATCGGCGTCGTTTACAGCTACGATAGGATATTCAAGCACGCCGTTTTCCGCCATGCTCCTCAACCGGATTACGCCCGTAGTCGTTTCCTCGGTGCCCCCGATCACGTCAACGAGCTTCTCCCTTCTGTCCTTGTGGAGTATCGATACGAGGTCGGCTCCGTCATCCATAGTAATGTGCGGCGCCATATCTAGCGCGCTGTTAATATGATTGTAATATGTTTTGGTGTCCTCACCCTTTATTGCGAATACGGAAATGTTGTGCTCTTTTACGAGATAAGACGCTGAATCGTCCTGGGTGCTGAGCGGGTTGGACGCGCATACGGCTACAGTCGCGCCTCCCTCTTTAAGCGTGATAGCCAGATTCGCTGTTTCTGTTGTCACATGCAGACAGGCCGCTATTGTCATTCCCTTGAGCGGCTTTTCTTTCTTGAATCTTTCCTGAATCAGAGCCAGTACGGGCATTTCCTCAGCCGCCCACTGGACTCTAAGCTTTCCTTCATTAGAGAGTTTTAAATCTTTCACGTCGTAATCCATATTAGCCTCCGTTTAGTTTAATTGAGAATGAAACGAATAGAAATCAGCCGACTGCCCTTTCCAGGTCATGTATCTTGTCGGTTTTTTCCCATGTGAATCCGGAACCGCTCCTGCCGAA comes from the Deltaproteobacteria bacterium genome and includes:
- a CDS encoding site-2 protease family protein yields the protein MNFDFLKNIDLILIQAPVILLSLTVHEYFHGWTANKLGDPTAKMQGRLTLNPIAHLDIFGTILMFLVGFGWAKPVPINPRNFKDPKKDTILVAVAGPLSNLAMAIGAGLLLRYIVPKMITGEVGSEGIYSILTIMLILTLIYGIALAVFNMIPIPPLDGSRILYGVLPDNYAYAYSRFEPYGVIFLFALFIFGGGIFKYLLYPVSFITISLSGYSYGTLWGIIEALLR
- the xerD gene encoding site-specific tyrosine recombinase XerD yields the protein MDALLDSFLTYLVVEKGLSENTLESYGRDVRKFADFVKKNDIESVEAIKYNNILDFLSYSKEQGFSATTIVRSIVSIKQFFKYLRMEKILTEDPTAHIRTPRMKKSIPGVISLNEVERILAAPDESLPEGLRDAAMLEVLYATGIRVSELIGLKLNDVNFEHGFVVVYGKGSKERIVPMGDKARNKLLDYLRDSRPALLKSREAKALFVTRRGKGMTRQGFWKIIKHRALTAGISKKISPHTLRHSFATHLLERGADLRTIQVMLGHSDISTTQIYTHVESERLKEIHKKYHPRS
- the ahcY gene encoding adenosylhomocysteinase, with the protein product MDYDVKDLKLSNEGKLRVQWAAEEMPVLALIQERFKKEKPLKGMTIAACLHVTTETANLAITLKEGGATVAVCASNPLSTQDDSASYLVKEHNISVFAIKGEDTKTYYNHINSALDMAPHITMDDGADLVSILHKDRREKLVDVIGGTEETTTGVIRLRSMAENGVLEYPIVAVNDADTKHFFDNRYGTGQSTLDGIIRATNRLISGTTFVVCGYGWCGKGLAMRARGMGANVVVTEIDELAALEAVMDGFRVMPIAEAAKIGDFFCTVTGNLNVIRKEHFPKMKDGAIISNSGHFNVELDLPGLAEISTGKRQVREYVEEYNLKDGKRINVLGDGRLINLAAAEGHPSSVMDMSFANQALCAEYVVKNAKSLENKVYDVPREVDQAVARMKLKAKGIKIDTLTPEQKKYLSSWEMGT